The Arcanobacterium pinnipediorum genome includes the window AAGAGGATAGTATCCACAGTTCTTCTTTCAGTTAGGGCAGTTGCCGTTTTTAGTTAGGGCGGTTGCCGTTGTGTGTATCATCGCCGTGGCCGCTGTGGCCTGATGATTCTTCTTTGGCGCGGTACGCCATAAGTTCAGTGTATCCGAGTGGTTTCGTTGGCCAGGCTCCTGGTTGTGGAACCCAGTCTACGCCACCGTGACTCCAGGGATTGCAGCGCAGTAAACGCCACACAGTCAAAAGTGTACCTTTTATTACGCCGTGAACCCGAATGGAATCGATAGCATATTGGGAGCAGGTTGGCTGATATTTGCATCGACGGGGAAGTCCGGCCGATATATTGCGCTGATACCAGCGAATTGCCCAAGTTAGAATGCGTGCAATCATCGGGATTCCTCGCTCCAGGCATGGGTGTGGGAAAGTGCCCGCGTTAGTGCAGTGTGAAGTTCGGGTGACGACGCCGTTGCCGCATCCGGATTTGCCCGTACGACGACGATTCCCGGCTTAATTCCAGCAAGCATGTTTCGCACGAGGTGACGGAGTTTACGTGAGAGTGTGTGCCGGACAACAGAATTTCCGACTTTTTTCCCCACGATGAAGCCGACCTTTGTACAAAGGTCGGCTTCACTATGTTCGTTATCTTCTAGAAAGTAGACAACTAAAAGGCTGTTTCCGCTCCGCCTCCCATGACGAACTGTTCGGGCAAAATCGCCCGATGTTCGTAATCGGTTAGCGGCGGGCAACATTTACGCGGAGAGGCGTGCGCGGCCCTTACGACGGCGGGAGGCAAGAACTGCACGACCCGCACGGGTGGCCATACGCTTACGGAAGCCGTGAACCTTGGCCCGACGACGATTATTAGGCTGGAACGTACGCTTGGTAGACATGGGTGATCTCCCACTTATCGATTCTTGAACGGATTCAAATTGCATTAAATCCGTGTGTGTCCTGCACACACATGACTTGACGACTTTACGCGACTTTTCGGCTCATAGTCAATAAAAGACACTACCTGCGTAACTATTGTCACACGACGGCAGATCTGTGGCGAATCTGTCTTCTTTTCTTTCCACAGTTGTGGACAAACCAGTGGATACATTTTTCGTCTGACAACTCGCGGTTCAACTCATGTAATTACACCGATGTAATAT containing:
- the yidD gene encoding membrane protein insertion efficiency factor YidD; protein product: MIARILTWAIRWYQRNISAGLPRRCKYQPTCSQYAIDSIRVHGVIKGTLLTVWRLLRCNPWSHGGVDWVPQPGAWPTKPLGYTELMAYRAKEESSGHSGHGDDTHNGNRPN
- the rnpA gene encoding ribonuclease P protein component; protein product: MLPAANRLRTSGDFARTVRHGRRSGNSLLVVYFLEDNEHSEADLCTKVGFIVGKKVGNSVVRHTLSRKLRHLVRNMLAGIKPGIVVVRANPDAATASSPELHTALTRALSHTHAWSEESR
- the rpmH gene encoding 50S ribosomal protein L34 yields the protein MSTKRTFQPNNRRRAKVHGFRKRMATRAGRAVLASRRRKGRARLSA